One genomic segment of Deinococcus sp. HSC-46F16 includes these proteins:
- the abc-f gene encoding ribosomal protection-like ABC-F family protein has protein sequence MLVALQDATKEYGPLTVLSEITFAVQPGDRVGLVGRNGAGKSTLLRLLTGEARPDGGTVRRAPGVRVRALQQDPTFPPEATVDSVLEAAFHDLDALEAELSEAAEAMASGTPESVLHHEAVLEHYVRRGGFERRSRKEAVTLAFGFRGREHDPVVGLSGGERTRLGLAALLVENPDVLLLDEPTNHLDIVMVEWLEGFLSRYPGAVLVISHDRAFLDAVTNETAYLRSGGLSVYKGGYTTFRETLAAEQEQQAAQHAQDARQIASLQASADRMKIWGLGMSKLARRAKAMQARVDRMQARATSAPPPEERTTRITFHAPESGDVVLDARHLTRRLGGRTLFEDVNVQLRRGDRVAIIGRNGAGKTTLLRALLGMDPSDDPRGRVLTGARVSVGYYDQALRGVDPSQTLYDVAREYVQKDFEAHNLLGTFLFPYDQHDKQARILSGGERARLALLKLAQEDHNLLVLDEPTNHLDMEMVEALEDALTAYSGTLLMVSHDRAFIEGLADRIWLIEDGHFYEYPGWADYREKHRPAVVEESKPTPKPGVAPAPKGKGLWHLKREVEAIEADIARLEADLEEAQAALAAAAPDADFVALGQAAHDLEVRLEAKMTAWGEKQAEVEARGG, from the coding sequence GTGCTTGTCGCCTTGCAGGACGCCACCAAGGAATACGGCCCCCTCACCGTGCTGTCGGAGATCACCTTCGCCGTGCAGCCCGGTGACCGGGTGGGGTTGGTGGGCCGCAACGGGGCGGGCAAGAGCACCTTGCTGCGCCTACTGACCGGCGAGGCCCGGCCCGACGGCGGCACCGTGCGCCGGGCACCGGGGGTGCGCGTGCGTGCGCTTCAGCAAGATCCCACCTTTCCGCCGGAGGCGACTGTGGACAGCGTGCTGGAAGCTGCCTTCCACGACCTCGACGCGCTGGAGGCCGAGCTGAGTGAGGCGGCAGAGGCGATGGCGAGCGGCACCCCTGAAAGCGTCCTGCACCACGAGGCCGTGCTGGAGCACTACGTCCGACGGGGCGGATTCGAGCGCCGCAGCCGCAAGGAAGCCGTCACCCTGGCCTTCGGCTTCCGGGGCCGTGAACACGACCCGGTGGTGGGGCTGTCCGGCGGCGAGCGCACCCGCCTGGGCCTGGCCGCGCTGCTGGTGGAAAACCCCGACGTGCTGCTCCTCGACGAGCCGACCAACCACCTCGACATCGTGATGGTGGAGTGGCTGGAGGGCTTCCTCTCGCGCTACCCCGGCGCGGTGCTGGTCATCAGCCACGACCGCGCCTTCCTCGACGCCGTGACCAATGAAACGGCTTACCTGCGCAGCGGTGGGCTGAGCGTGTACAAGGGCGGCTACACCACCTTCCGCGAGACGCTGGCCGCCGAACAGGAGCAGCAGGCCGCGCAGCACGCGCAGGACGCTCGGCAGATCGCCTCCCTCCAGGCCAGCGCCGACCGCATGAAAATCTGGGGCCTGGGGATGAGCAAGCTCGCCCGCCGCGCCAAGGCGATGCAGGCCCGCGTGGACCGGATGCAGGCCCGCGCCACGAGCGCCCCGCCCCCCGAGGAACGCACCACCCGCATCACCTTCCACGCGCCCGAGAGCGGCGACGTGGTGCTCGACGCCCGGCACCTCACCCGCCGCTTGGGGGGCCGTACCCTGTTCGAGGACGTGAATGTGCAGCTTCGCCGGGGCGACCGGGTGGCGATCATCGGGCGCAACGGGGCAGGGAAGACCACCCTGCTGCGGGCCTTGCTGGGCATGGACCCCTCCGACGACCCGCGCGGCCGGGTGCTGACGGGTGCCCGCGTCAGCGTGGGCTACTACGATCAGGCGCTGCGCGGGGTGGACCCCTCCCAGACCCTCTATGACGTGGCCCGCGAGTACGTGCAAAAGGACTTCGAGGCCCACAACCTGCTGGGCACCTTCCTCTTTCCCTACGACCAGCACGACAAGCAGGCCCGCATCCTCTCGGGCGGCGAGCGGGCGCGGCTGGCCCTCCTCAAGCTCGCGCAGGAGGACCACAACCTCCTCGTCCTCGACGAGCCGACCAACCACCTCGACATGGAGATGGTCGAGGCGCTGGAGGACGCGCTCACGGCCTACTCCGGCACCCTCCTCATGGTGAGCCACGACCGCGCCTTTATCGAGGGCCTGGCCGACCGCATCTGGTTGATCGAAGACGGGCACTTCTACGAGTACCCCGGCTGGGCCGATTACCGTGAAAAGCACCGACCCGCTGTGGTGGAGGAATCCAAACCCACGCCGAAGCCAGGGGTTGCACCCGCTCCGAAGGGCAAGGGCCTATGGCACCTCAAGCGCGAAGTGGAGGCGATCGAAGCCGACATCGCCCGACTGGAGGCCGACTTGGAGGAGGCCCAGGCTGCCCTCGCCGCCGCCGCCCCCGACGCCGATTTCGTGGCGCTGGGGCAGGCCGCGCACGACCTGGAAGTCCGACTGGAGGCGAAGATGACCGCCTGGGGCGAGAAGCAGGCCGAGGTGGAGGCGCGGGGAGGCTGA